The DNA segment AGCCGCTTCCGCCTTCTTCTGGTGAAGTATGCGGCGGTCTGCCTCTACACCTTCACCTTCGTGTTTTTCGTCGGCATCTCCGGATACCTGATGGCGGTCGCGGCCGTCGGGTGGGAGGGGGGACTGCTGGTCATCGAGCAGAAGATGAAGGTCTTCGCCGCGTACCCGGAGTGGATCGACGGGGCGGAGAAGCTGGCGATGGCCGCGACGGGCATCGGCCTCAGCATGATCACGCTTTCCTCCATCGCCTTCATGTTCTCCTGCCTGAAGATCAAGCCGGCGGCGGCGTCCATCATCACGCTGACCATCCTGTTCGTGGACATGATCCTGCAGGAGTTCCCGTTCTTCAAACCGTACGAAAGCTGGTTCGTCACCTGGCGGATGAGCGCGTGGGTGTTCCTGATGGAGCACCAGGTTTCCTGGCCGAAGATCATCGAATCCTACGCCTTCCTCGGCGGGCTGAACATCACACTGTTCATCCTGGGCTGGCTGTCGTTCCAGACCCGGGATTTCAAGACGTGAGCTTTCCATCCCACTGGGGGAAAAGAAAAACGCCGGTCGGATGACCGGCGTTTTTCAGAGAGGTTCGTCCAGCCCGGGGATCACCAGTTGACGTTCACGCCACGGGTGTCGATGTGGGTGAAGCTGCCGTAGCCGCCGACACCGCCCTTGAAGAGGCCGCGGTCACGCAGGTT comes from the Luteolibacter sp. SL250 genome and includes:
- a CDS encoding ABC transporter permease — its product is MLFLQQLRGELRKLFARPRTWMGYGAFLVMEAVILFVYKLDLSQRLVKGMVERNGLEFGTYYSSLSITFTIMVISMVLLGAIYFALVAGDIVAKENEDGNLRLVFARPISRFRLLLVKYAAVCLYTFTFVFFVGISGYLMAVAAVGWEGGLLVIEQKMKVFAAYPEWIDGAEKLAMAATGIGLSMITLSSIAFMFSCLKIKPAAASIITLTILFVDMILQEFPFFKPYESWFVTWRMSAWVFLMEHQVSWPKIIESYAFLGGLNITLFILGWLSFQTRDFKT